The proteins below come from a single Malus sylvestris chromosome 3, drMalSylv7.2, whole genome shotgun sequence genomic window:
- the LOC126616090 gene encoding uncharacterized protein LOC126616090: MAGEHGTRTQLWGTLEELLLVCAVNRHGTQSWDSVALEVGGRCSAKATALLTALNCRDKFEDIKRRFVLGDDDDSSRSLGAMVDELRRVRVEELRREVRRRDVSIVSLELKVKRLEEERERSLKEDAEATRPSKDLKRGGEDQRDGSPENLAGKMNSGSDFNSDERENRSFNESNSTSQRGAAEKQAEGKEEEPGPERNEPDPMRAKIRSEPDRDCSVNGKVADDDDEDNQNNKNGDDTAKASQLDDSSELWESGGESKLGAKRGRRGGAVASRQQNSDVQSSASLSKRKRRLGGGGEGGGGGSRSRSRSSSGEEAEGDEVSPATSKGVKQLKLVKSEPLIKVLKIIRSHRLGSVFERRLRSQESERYKSLIRQHMDLHMIQSKLNKGVYTEDCIRLFFRDLLLLFNNAVVFFRKNSLEHNAAQELRSIVLKEMNDQLPKPQSATETETEKSNVPKIETKAPKIESHGSEKPTKSSIVVCGKLGSVNALSDAKNRKGDKIEEKAKAANVKKADGAAFVKVEDKGVRRRRTQERGGWRGTSTRGRNAGKPTKPHEYGVNELSSHDGLDALKAEKEKKENGRKKQGAARFLKRMKQTSSTEVKKENSDGTEEDSEESEDEKKKKKKPTRVRRKPEVERKERVTRSSTESGGGRGGGRRSQESNGRGRRGVGRPPKRPETSAAGAGSGKRGRDNGEAGQVGSAGRPRKRTRR; this comes from the exons ATGGCTGGGGAACACGGAACGAGAACGCAACTATGGGGGACGTTAGAGGAGCTCTTGCTCGTTTGCGCCGTGAACCGCCACGGCACCCAGAGTTGGGACTCCGTCGCCTTGGAAGTCGGGGGCCGCTGCTCCGCCAAAGCGACGGCGCTCCTCACTGCTCTGAACTGTAGGGACAAGTTCGAGGACATCAAGCGGCGGTTCGTATTGGGAGACGACGACGATTCGTCCAGGAGCCTGGGCGCGATGGTTGACGAGCTGCGAAGGGTGAGGGTCGAGGAGCTCCGACGCGAGGTCCGCCGTCGCGACGTTTCGATCGT GTCGTTGGAGTTGAAGGTGAAGAGGTTGGAGGAGGAGAGGGAGCGCAGCTTGAAGGAGGACGCCGAGGCCACCCGTCCGAGCAAAGATCTCAAGCGCGGGGGAGAGGATCAACGGGATGGTTCGCCGGAGAATCTCGCCGGAAAAATGAACTCCGGCTCGGACTTCAATTCCGACGAGCGTGAGAATCGATCCTTCAACGAGTCCAATTCGACGAGCCAAAGAGGCGCGGCGGAGAAGCAGGCGGAGGGGAAAGAGGAGGAGCCCGGGCCGGAACGAAACGAACCAGATCCGATGCGGGCTAAAATCCGGTCCGAACCGGATCGCGATTGCTCTGTTAACGGCAAAGTAGCAGACGATGACGACGAAGacaatcaaaacaacaaaaacggCGATGATACGGCGAAGGCGAGTCAACTCGACGACTCGAGCGAGTTGTGGGAATCGGGTGGCGAGTCGAAGCTGGGGGCAAAAAGAGGTCGTCGTGGTGGTGCGGTGGCGTCGAGGCAGCAGAACAGCGACGTGCAGAGCTCGGCGAGCTTGTCGAAGAGAAAACGACGTCTTGGCGgcggaggagagggaggaggaggagggagtaGGAGTAGGAGTAGGAGCAGCAGCGGCGAAGAGGCCGAGGGTGACGAAGTATCTCCCGCCACCAGCAAAGGGGTTAAGCAGCTCAAGCTGGTTAAATCTGAGCCGTTGATCAAGGTCCTCAAGATCATCCGGTCTCATCGGCTCGGCTCCGTATTCGAGCGGCGGCTTCGGAGCCAG GAATCAGAAAGGTACAAAAGTTTGATTCGGCAACACATGGACCTACATATGATTCAATCCAAGCTTAACAAAGGTGTGTACACAGAGGATTGCATCCGCTTGTTCTTCCGTGACCTCCTCCTCCTTTTCAACAACGCCGTCGTCTTCTTCCGCAAGAACTCACTAGAGCACAACGCAGCTCAAGAGCTCCGCTCCATTGTGCTAAAGGAAATGAACGACCAGCTCCCGAAACCACAATCCgcaaccgaaaccgaaaccgaaaaatcGAACGTGCCCAAGATCGAAACCAAAGCTCCGAAGATCGAGTCCCATGGCTCTGAGAAACCCACCAAGTCTTCCATTGTTGTGTGTGGAAAACTTGGTTCTGTCAATGCACTCTCTGATGCGAAGAATCGGAAGGGAGATAAGATCGAAGAGAAAGCGAAGGCGGCGAATGTGAAGAAGGCGGATGGTGCTGCATTTGTGAAGGTTGAGGACAAGGGGGTTAGGAGACGGAGGACGCAAGAAAGAGGCGGGTGGAGAGGCACGAGCACGAGGGGCAGGAATGCAGGGAAGCCGACCAAGCCGCACGAGTATGGTGTCAATGAACTCAGTTCACATGACGGTTTGGACGCGTTGAAAgcggagaaggagaagaaagaaaacggAAGGAAGAAGCAAGGCGCGGCGAGGTTCTTGAAGCGAATGAAGCAGACCTCGAGTACTGAAGTGAAGAAGGAGAATTCGGATGGTACCGAGGAGGATAGCGAGGAGAGCGAGgacgagaagaagaagaagaagaagccgaCGAGGGTAAGGAGGAAGCCGGAGGTTGAGAGGAAGGAGAGGGTGACGCGGAGTTCAACGGAAAGCGGAGGAGGGAGGGGAGGGGGAAGAAGGAGTCAGGAGAGCAATGGGAGGGGAAGAAGAGGGGTTGGGAGGCCACCGAAGAGGCCGGAAACTTCGGCGGCTGGGGCGGGTAGcgggaagagagggagagacaaCGGGGAGGCGGGTCAGGTGGGGAGTGCAGGGAGGCCGAGAAAGCGTACAAGGAGGTGA
- the LOC126616084 gene encoding receptor-like protein 2: protein MDHSISHGFLFFLFFLIFNSIISTNDACDPSERSALTTFSRSLSSPPLNWTTDSVDCCQWEGITCNQDLWITRLQLPSKGLNGGIISPTSLGNLTHLTHLNLSHNSLYGSLEARFFLSLNRLEILDLSYNLLSGELSLSQLPSNVQIVDLSSNHFHGEIPSLFFGHASNMTSFNVTNNSFSGSIPSSICLHLSPSIRLFDFSLNGFSGNISRGLGACSKLQVFRAGYNNLSGLLPDDIYNATTLQEIALPRNSLQGAISKRIVNLTNLAFLDLQSNGLSGFLPVNIGKLSKLQHMFLQFNSLKGSLPPSLMNCTNLIKLNLGINLFEGNISTLNFSNLTKLTILDLGHNNFTGFLPTTLYSCKSLKAIRVSKNNLEGQIQPEILSLKSLSFLSLSYSRLTNITGAMRILMRCKSLKVLILSTTFYGEKIPSDEAMANFDGFQNLQMLDLSNCQLNGEIPQWLSKLKKLGILILNFNRITGSIPSWLGALPRLFVLGLGANRISGEFPRELCTLPMLLSEGTSPQADDDVLELPIYTSTNRTFMQYKLSYFPRVIDLKNNSISGRIPIEIGQLQLIQKLDLNMNNFLGEIPEQISNLKNLEELDLSMNHFSGKIPLSLASLSFLNSFNVSYNNLEGSIPTGTQLQSFNASAFEGNPKLCGPPLPKCLSSNGNDGENKKSQDLDDESLWIGLSVVLGFVVGFLGFCCPLLLKRTWRYAYFQFLDDVQFKLYLVQIKVRRRMKVNKQPQDQVQVSNQKGEVESSSHSHAEGDSKNCTEDASPSNSFMVPHKQDCSTSVFNDPIQEEIQSIS from the exons ATGGATCATTCAATCTCTCAtggcttcctcttcttcctcttcttcctcataTTCAATTCCATTATATCTACGAATGATGCTTGCGATCCAAGCGAACGCAGCGCTCTCACCACCTTCTCTCGCTCTCTGTCTTCTCCTCCATTGAACTGGACTACTGATTCAGTTGATTGTTGCCAGTGGGAAGGCATCACTTGTAATCAGGACCTTTGGATCACGCGATTGCAGTTACCATCCAAAGGCCTCAATGGGGGTATTATTTCTCCCACATCACTTGGAAATCTCACCCATCTCACACACCTCAATCTCTCCCACAACTCACTTTATGGTTCACTCGAAGCCAGATTCTTCTTGTCCTTGAATCGCCTTGAGATCCTCGATTTGAGCTATAACCTTCTCTCTGGAGAGCTCTCACTTTCTCAGCTTCCAAGTAATGTACAGATTGTTGATTTGTCCAGCAATCACTTCCATGGAGAAATTCCGTCCTTATTCTTCGGACATGCTTCGAATATGACTAGTTTCAACGTCACGAACAACAGCTTCTCGGGGTCCATCCCGTCCTCCATTTGTCTTCATTTGTCTCCCTCAATTAGACTATTCGATTTCTCCCTCAATGGATTCAGTGGCAATATTTCTCGCGGACTAGGTGCGTGTTCCAAACTACAGGTGTTTCGAGCTGGTTACAACAACCTCTCGGGACTACTTCCAGATGACATCTACAATGCTACCACACTTCAAGAAATTGCGTTGCCTCGCAATTCGCTACAAGGTGCCATAAGCAAAAGAATTGTCAACCTCACCAACCTTGCATTCCTTGACCTCCAGTCCAACGGATTGAGCGGTTTTCTCCCTGTAAACATTGGTAAGCTGTCCAAATTACAACACATGTTCCTTCAATTTAACAGTCTAAAAGGCTCTCTGCCCCCATCCTTGATGAACTGCACAAACCTTATCAAACTGAATCTCGGAATCAACCTTTTTGAAGGAAACATCTCCACCCTTAATTTCTCCAATCTTACTAAACTAACAATACTTGATCTTGGCCATAACAACTTCACCGGTTTCTTGCCAACAACCCTTTACTCATGCAAGTCCCTGAAAGCAATTCGAGTGAGCAAAAACAATCTAGAGGGACAGATACAACCCGAGATTCTTTCACTGAAATCCTTGTCCTTCCTCTCCCTCAGCTACAGCCGATTGACAAACATCACGGGGGCAATGAGGATACTAATGCGATGCAAAAGTCTCAAGGTACTCATCCTTTCGACAACTTTTTATGGAGAGAAAATTCCAAGTGATGAAGCAATGGCTAATTTCGACGGGTTCCAAAATCTTCAAATGCTAGATTTGAGTAACTGTCAGCTCAACGGCGAAATACCTCAATGGTTATCGAAGCTCAAGAAGCTAGGGATCTTGATTCTGAATTTTAACAGAATCACTGGGTCGATTCCTAGTTGGCTGGGGGCTCTTCCAAGGCTCTTTGTTTTAGGATTGGGAGCCAATCGAATTTCGGGTGAATTTCCAAGGGAACTCTGTACACTTCCCATGTTGTTATCCGAAGGAACTTCTCCTCAAGCAGACGATGATGTTCTCGAACTGCCTATCTACACCTCAACCAACAGAACATTTATGCAGTACAAGTTGTCTTACTTTCCTCGCGTGATCGACTTGAAGAACAACAGCATTAGTGGGAGAATTCCCATTGAGATAGGCCAGCTGCAGCTGATACAAAAGCTGGATCTCAACATGAACAACTTTTTGGGCGAAATCCCAGAGCAAATATCCAACCTCAAGAACTTGGAGGAATTAGACCTTTCCATGAACCATTTTTCCGGAAAGATCCCACTGTCATTGGCAAGCCTtagtttcttgaattctttcaaTGTCTCGTACAATAATCTTGAAGGATCAATACCGACCGGCACGCagctacaaagcttcaacgccTCTGCATTCGAAGGGAACCCAAAACTTTGCGGCCCCCCACTTCCGAAGTGCTTGTCAAGTAATGGGAATGATGGAGAGAATAAGAAAAGCCAGGATTTGGACGACGAAAGTCTATGGATTGGGTTATCCGTTGTGCTCGGTTTCGTTGTAGGGTTCTTGGGATTCTGCTGCCCTTTGCTTCTCAAGAGGACATGGAGATATGCATATTTCCAATTCCTGGACGATGTTCAGTTTAAGCTCTATCTGGTGCAGATAAAGGTTAGGCGAAG GATGAAGGTTAACAAGCAACCCCAAGACCAAGTCCAAGTCTCAAACCAAAAGGGAGAAGTTGAAAGCAGCAGCCATTCCCACGCTGAGGGTGACAGTAAAAACTGCACAGAAGATGCAAGCCCCAGTAACTCTTTCATGGTCCCTCACAAACAAGACTGCTCTACCTCCGTCTTCAATGATCCAATCCAAGAAGAAATACAAAGTATCAGTTGA